One window of Hymenobacter sp. BRD128 genomic DNA carries:
- a CDS encoding sigma-54 dependent transcriptional regulator, giving the protein MPTGTLLLIDDEARLRQLLAQVLELEGYTVLQAPDAYRGLALLAEHAAEVLVVLSDVKLPDGHGVELLPRYRAAAPLAEVVLLTAFGTIPDGVQAMKLGAFDYLTKGDFEQQLVVVVERAAEKARLQRRVAELEKRVGQRHRFESMIGEAPALRRAQHLARQVAPTDSTVLLEGPTGAGKELFAQALHEASGRKSKPFVAVNCSAFPKDLLESELFGYKKGAFTGALTDKKGLLEEATGGTLFLDEIGELELNVQAKFLRVLEMQQFTKLGDTKPTSVNIRLVAATNRNLKQEAAEGRFRPDLYYRLSVFTILVPSLRERASDVPVLAGFFLQHFAARLAKRLPGLAPDAVAALQAYAWPGNVRELKNVLERAAILAPAGEPLALDYLPEEFQGSARPVFSTEDESLRALEAKHIRRLMGDLRGSKPEVARKLGIGLTTLYRKLQEYGLEE; this is encoded by the coding sequence ATGCCCACCGGAACCCTGCTCCTCATCGACGACGAAGCGCGCTTGCGCCAGCTGCTGGCCCAGGTGCTGGAGCTGGAAGGCTACACCGTGCTGCAAGCCCCCGATGCCTACCGGGGCCTCGCGCTGCTGGCCGAGCACGCCGCCGAGGTGCTGGTGGTGCTCTCCGACGTGAAGCTGCCCGACGGCCACGGCGTGGAGCTGCTACCGCGCTACCGGGCCGCCGCGCCGCTGGCCGAGGTGGTGCTGCTCACGGCCTTCGGCACCATCCCCGACGGGGTGCAGGCCATGAAGCTCGGCGCCTTCGACTACCTCACCAAGGGCGATTTTGAGCAGCAGCTGGTGGTGGTGGTGGAGCGCGCCGCCGAAAAGGCCCGCCTCCAGCGCCGCGTGGCCGAGCTGGAAAAGCGCGTGGGCCAGCGCCACCGCTTCGAGAGCATGATTGGCGAGGCACCGGCCCTGCGCCGCGCCCAGCACCTGGCCCGGCAGGTGGCCCCCACCGATAGCACCGTGCTGCTCGAAGGCCCCACCGGCGCGGGCAAGGAGCTGTTTGCCCAGGCCCTGCACGAGGCTAGCGGGCGCAAGAGCAAGCCCTTCGTGGCCGTTAATTGCAGCGCCTTCCCGAAAGACTTACTTGAAAGCGAGTTATTTGGCTACAAGAAAGGGGCTTTTACCGGAGCGCTGACCGATAAGAAGGGCCTGCTGGAAGAAGCCACGGGCGGCACGCTGTTTCTGGACGAAATCGGGGAGCTGGAGCTGAACGTGCAGGCCAAGTTCCTGCGGGTGCTGGAGATGCAGCAGTTCACCAAGCTCGGCGACACCAAGCCCACAAGCGTAAACATCAGGCTGGTGGCCGCCACCAACCGCAACCTCAAGCAGGAGGCCGCCGAGGGGCGCTTCCGGCCCGACTTGTACTACCGGCTCTCGGTGTTTACCATTCTGGTGCCCTCGCTCAGGGAGCGGGCTAGCGACGTGCCGGTGCTGGCCGGGTTTTTCCTGCAGCACTTCGCCGCCCGGCTGGCCAAGCGCCTGCCCGGCCTGGCCCCCGATGCCGTGGCCGCGCTGCAAGCCTACGCCTGGCCCGGCAATGTGCGCGAGCTGAAAAACGTGCTCGAGCGCGCTGCCATTCTGGCCCCGGCCGGCGAGCCGCTAGCCCTCGACTACCTGCCCGAAGAGTTTCAGGGCAGCGCCCGCCCGGTTTTTTCGACCGAGGATGAAAGCCTGCGGGCCCTGGAAGCCAAGCACATCCGGCGGTTGATGGGCGACTTGCGGGGCAGCAAGCCCGAGGTAGCCAGGAAACTCGGCATCGGGCTGACCACTCTGTACCGGAAATTGCAGGAATACGGGCTGGAGGAGTAG
- a CDS encoding RNA-directed DNA polymerase, with translation MKLQEESYRWSIKHLFKESDTDLFPKPFELNVVKDCEEEILKFCINLDITNYKWKAARRFIVPKDNTSYRVATQLDIFDSILLGAIVYEFGKLIENNRIPETSDTVFSYRFNPTEEGTLYGNKKAWNKFWSSCRVKAENYEYVVMCDIADFYNQIYHHTIENQLLVCGFDKPLIKVLKNLITSITQRNSRGIPVGPHAFHIFAEMSLTPIDKSLSLKNIPFKRYVDDIVLFCRSEKEARIRINQIAEILDKQQRLILQNHKTIIFNKESFIAKCSAMLTEEAGAQTEKELIDIINSYAEGDAYTKIRITDISNPDLLRLPKGDIVSLLDSYLRPEKPNYEKIRWLYRRLSQIGLGHAVDFSIQNFEKLIPALNDVCLYISSCADNYNSNWQSVAEVVLTLMQDEIITSNEFYKISLLSLFVYNPNLNHFSNLIEMYSNSSSSVKREILLASLNYDSSSWITELKEQFGMADDWTKRAYLIAATKMPEDEKEFFFKGVKINLTPNDIIEHTILKWNSI, from the coding sequence ATGAAACTGCAAGAAGAATCTTACCGCTGGTCAATCAAACATCTTTTTAAAGAAAGCGATACCGATTTATTTCCTAAGCCTTTCGAGCTGAATGTTGTGAAGGACTGTGAGGAAGAAATCTTAAAATTTTGCATCAACCTTGACATAACAAATTATAAGTGGAAAGCTGCTCGCAGATTCATTGTACCAAAAGACAATACCTCTTATAGAGTCGCAACTCAACTCGATATTTTTGACAGCATTTTACTTGGCGCTATAGTTTATGAATTTGGAAAACTCATAGAAAACAATAGAATACCTGAAACTAGCGACACCGTTTTTAGCTATAGATTCAACCCTACAGAAGAAGGGACGTTATATGGCAATAAAAAAGCTTGGAACAAATTCTGGAGCAGTTGCAGAGTCAAAGCTGAGAACTATGAGTACGTAGTAATGTGCGACATAGCTGATTTTTACAATCAAATTTATCATCACACAATAGAGAATCAGCTACTAGTTTGTGGATTCGATAAGCCTTTAATAAAAGTACTAAAGAACCTAATCACATCTATTACACAGCGCAATTCAAGAGGAATACCAGTTGGGCCACATGCATTTCATATTTTTGCTGAAATGTCACTTACTCCAATTGACAAGAGCTTATCTCTTAAAAACATTCCTTTTAAGAGATACGTCGATGATATTGTTTTATTTTGTCGCAGCGAAAAAGAAGCGCGAATACGTATCAACCAAATTGCAGAGATTTTGGATAAACAACAGCGCCTAATACTCCAAAACCATAAGACAATAATTTTCAACAAAGAATCATTTATAGCAAAGTGCAGCGCTATGCTAACAGAGGAAGCTGGTGCTCAAACTGAAAAGGAGCTTATTGACATTATCAATAGCTATGCAGAAGGCGACGCTTACACAAAAATCAGAATTACAGACATCAGTAATCCCGACCTATTAAGACTTCCCAAAGGAGATATTGTAAGTTTATTAGACTCTTACCTGAGACCAGAAAAACCTAACTATGAAAAAATCAGGTGGCTATATAGACGTCTATCGCAAATTGGTCTAGGACACGCTGTTGATTTCTCTATTCAAAATTTCGAAAAGTTAATTCCTGCACTAAACGACGTATGTCTATATATAAGTTCATGCGCCGATAATTATAACTCAAACTGGCAATCAGTTGCAGAGGTAGTATTAACTTTAATGCAAGACGAAATAATTACTTCTAATGAATTTTATAAAATATCCTTATTAAGCTTATTTGTTTACAATCCAAATTTGAATCATTTTTCAAATTTAATTGAAATGTATTCAAACTCAAGTAGCTCAGTCAAGAGAGAGATTTTATTAGCTAGCTTAAATTACGATTCGAGTTCTTGGATTACGGAACTCAAAGAGCAATTCGGCATGGCTGACGACTGGACAAAAAGAGCTTACCTTATAGCTGCTACAAAAATGCCTGAAGACGAAAAAGAATTCTTTTTTAAGGGTGTTAAAATCAACCTAACGCCTAATGATATCATAGAACATACAATATTAAAGTGGAATTCTATTTAA
- a CDS encoding ATP-binding cassette domain-containing protein — protein MTALPHSYKDPLLTLQDVSMRFGSEVILRDLNVQVLDVIRPGLSQGQVVGIYGRSGIGKSVLCRLLAGLATPSTGTVRVGEAQQPVQPGAVGYVQQRYPLFNHLTLLDNLLLAARRKHAPAEAQARTTDYLARFGLTAHARKYPAHLSGGQRQRAAIAQQLLCSDHLILLDEPFSGLDVAMIDEVKKIIVEVTTMDELNTVLIVSHDIATTTALADRLWLLAPERDPSTGQLLPGATISPRHQYNLAQLGLAWHPDVEAEPEFAQFVEGIKTEIRGS, from the coding sequence ATGACCGCCCTCCCCCACTCCTACAAAGACCCGCTGCTGACGCTGCAAGACGTTTCGATGCGCTTCGGCAGCGAGGTGATTCTGCGCGACCTCAACGTGCAGGTGCTCGACGTAATCCGCCCTGGCCTGAGCCAGGGGCAGGTGGTGGGCATCTACGGGCGCTCGGGCATCGGCAAGTCGGTGCTGTGCCGGCTGCTGGCGGGGCTAGCCACCCCCAGCACCGGCACCGTGCGCGTGGGCGAAGCCCAGCAGCCCGTGCAGCCCGGCGCCGTGGGCTACGTGCAGCAGCGCTACCCGCTGTTCAACCACCTCACGCTGCTCGACAACCTGCTGCTGGCCGCCCGCCGCAAGCACGCCCCCGCCGAGGCCCAGGCCCGCACCACCGACTACCTCGCCCGCTTCGGGCTCACGGCCCACGCCCGCAAATACCCGGCGCACCTCTCGGGCGGGCAGCGCCAGCGGGCGGCCATCGCGCAGCAGCTCCTGTGCTCCGACCACCTCATTCTGCTCGATGAGCCGTTTTCGGGCCTCGACGTGGCGATGATTGACGAGGTGAAGAAGATTATCGTGGAAGTAACGACGATGGACGAGCTAAATACCGTGCTCATTGTGAGCCACGACATTGCCACCACCACCGCGCTGGCCGACCGCCTCTGGCTGCTAGCCCCCGAGCGCGACCCCAGCACCGGCCAGTTGCTGCCCGGCGCCACCATCAGCCCCCGCCACCAGTACAACTTGGCCCAGCTCGGCCTGGCCTGGCACCCCGACGTGGAGGCCGAGCCCGAGTTTGCCCAGTTTGTGGAGGGCATCAAGACCGAGATACGGGGCAGCTAG
- a CDS encoding ABC transporter permease, which yields MSPLFTPNAHPRRATLAALVAGQVLALLALWLFFPLRIFPSLGDVFRAFRDLLTTQGLLPELWASLLTAFQALGIATVLALFISYLTALPFFRPLAFAASKLRYLTLTGLTFFMALLLSSGHQVKLSVLVFGATVYLVTGMTRVIGSTTQEELDHARTLGLGEWGSFWQVVVRGKLADMLEVVRQNFAIIWTLITLVETLYQSEGGIGLLLYKQNRYLHLDGVVAIQLVILVVGVAQDYGFEALRKTFFPYAGLGAAG from the coding sequence ATGAGCCCCCTTTTCACTCCCAATGCCCACCCGCGCCGCGCCACCCTGGCCGCGCTCGTGGCCGGCCAGGTGCTGGCGTTGCTGGCGCTGTGGCTCTTCTTTCCACTCCGAATTTTCCCAAGCCTGGGCGATGTTTTCCGCGCTTTTCGCGACTTGCTCACTACGCAGGGCCTGCTGCCCGAGCTGTGGGCCAGCCTACTTACCGCCTTCCAGGCGCTGGGCATCGCTACCGTTTTGGCGCTATTTATTTCCTACCTCACGGCGCTACCGTTTTTCCGGCCGCTAGCCTTTGCGGCCAGCAAGCTGCGCTACCTCACCCTCACCGGGCTCACGTTTTTTATGGCGCTGCTGCTCAGCTCGGGGCACCAGGTGAAGCTCTCGGTGCTGGTGTTTGGGGCCACGGTGTACCTGGTGACGGGCATGACGCGCGTCATCGGCAGCACCACGCAGGAGGAGCTGGACCACGCTCGCACCCTGGGCCTGGGTGAGTGGGGTAGCTTTTGGCAAGTGGTGGTGCGCGGCAAGCTGGCCGATATGCTCGAAGTAGTGCGCCAGAATTTCGCCATCATCTGGACCTTGATAACGCTCGTGGAAACTCTTTACCAAAGCGAAGGCGGCATCGGCCTGCTGCTCTACAAGCAAAACCGCTACCTGCACCTCGATGGCGTGGTAGCTATTCAGCTGGTTATTCTGGTCGTGGGCGTGGCCCAGGACTATGGGTTTGAGGCTTTAAGGAAGACGTTTTTTCCTTATGCAGGGCTGGGGGCGGCTGGTTAG
- a CDS encoding OmpA family protein has translation MTTRGKIVLGALIFALLYFGINKLIASNKFFQKADTQSVLLSSIELPAAPSGSRANLVVPLAPLPGTAPAENGTPVVWEVMAWNSQMAGMLANGGPRTTMGSALAANKVDMQITRQDDVAKMQADLVKNALDLQSNPSTPGLIVSIMGDGLPAFSAVQRQLEKAGTSLQIIPYSVGKSFGEDKLMGPKEWLDNPKAALGKTVACYLRDGDHNIALKWCADNGLKVNPDETTYDPEAVNFMAASDFLVAAEKYITGKPESRTKVVSGHSTGVQVDVVADAVATWTPGDVNIAKQKGGLVNIVSTKDYSNQMPNIMVTTKRWYDAHQPAVLSLMTAFAVAGDQVKSHPEALSRAADISAQVYGDQDKPGAYWLKYYKGTSEADRTGQVVELGGSKAFNFNDNLTLFGLDNGGTNIYAAVYKTFGDVQSKLYPKELPSYVPLANMLDLSLLRKLQAQYKGKNLAPAETQSFAADDEIRRSVSKRAWNIEFNTGQSTFTPAAQRELSQLFDDLVVAGRLKVAVHGYTDNTGNPDKNQQLSQARAEAVAHWLEAKSASAFPKAACRCTPTAPPTR, from the coding sequence ATGACAACTCGTGGTAAAATTGTACTCGGTGCCCTCATTTTCGCACTCCTGTACTTTGGCATCAACAAGCTGATTGCCAGCAATAAATTCTTTCAAAAGGCCGATACGCAATCGGTGCTGCTCAGCTCGATTGAGCTGCCGGCGGCCCCTAGCGGCAGCCGCGCCAACCTGGTGGTGCCGCTAGCCCCGCTGCCCGGCACCGCCCCCGCCGAAAACGGCACGCCCGTGGTATGGGAAGTAATGGCCTGGAACTCGCAGATGGCCGGCATGCTCGCTAATGGCGGTCCGCGCACCACCATGGGCTCGGCCCTGGCCGCCAATAAGGTTGATATGCAGATTACCCGCCAGGACGACGTAGCGAAAATGCAGGCCGACCTGGTGAAAAACGCCCTCGACCTGCAAAGCAACCCTAGCACACCGGGCCTGATTGTCAGCATTATGGGCGATGGCCTGCCAGCTTTCTCGGCCGTGCAAAGGCAGCTCGAAAAAGCCGGCACCAGCCTGCAAATCATCCCCTACTCAGTAGGTAAATCCTTCGGCGAAGACAAGCTGATGGGTCCCAAGGAATGGCTCGACAACCCCAAGGCGGCCCTGGGTAAAACGGTGGCCTGCTACCTGCGCGACGGCGACCACAACATTGCCCTGAAGTGGTGCGCCGACAATGGCCTGAAAGTGAATCCCGACGAAACCACCTACGACCCCGAAGCCGTGAACTTCATGGCCGCCAGCGACTTCCTGGTGGCCGCCGAGAAGTACATCACCGGCAAGCCCGAAAGCCGCACCAAAGTGGTGAGTGGCCACAGCACCGGCGTGCAAGTAGACGTGGTGGCCGACGCCGTAGCTACCTGGACGCCCGGCGACGTGAACATCGCCAAGCAGAAAGGCGGCCTCGTTAACATCGTCAGCACCAAGGACTACAGCAACCAGATGCCCAACATCATGGTGACGACCAAGCGGTGGTACGATGCCCACCAGCCCGCCGTGCTGAGTTTGATGACCGCCTTCGCCGTGGCCGGCGACCAGGTGAAAAGCCACCCCGAAGCCCTGAGCCGCGCCGCCGACATCTCGGCCCAGGTCTACGGCGACCAGGACAAGCCCGGCGCCTACTGGCTGAAGTACTACAAGGGCACCAGCGAGGCCGACCGCACCGGCCAAGTGGTGGAGCTAGGCGGCAGCAAGGCCTTCAACTTCAACGACAACCTGACCTTATTCGGCCTCGACAACGGCGGCACCAACATCTACGCCGCCGTGTACAAGACCTTTGGCGACGTGCAGAGTAAGCTCTACCCCAAGGAACTGCCCAGCTACGTGCCGCTGGCCAACATGCTCGACCTGAGTTTGCTGCGCAAGCTGCAAGCCCAGTACAAAGGCAAGAACCTGGCCCCGGCCGAAACCCAATCTTTTGCGGCCGACGATGAAATCCGCCGCAGCGTGAGCAAGCGCGCCTGGAACATCGAGTTCAACACTGGTCAGAGCACGTTTACCCCCGCCGCCCAGCGCGAGTTGAGCCAGCTCTTCGACGACCTCGTGGTGGCCGGCCGCCTCAAAGTGGCCGTGCACGGCTACACCGACAACACCGGCAACCCGGATAAGAACCAGCAGCTTAGCCAGGCCCGCGCCGAGGCCGTGGCCCACTGGCTCGAAGCCAAAAGCGCCAGCGCCTTCCCCAAGGCCGCGTGCAGGTGTACGCCCACGGCGCCGCCGACCCGGTAG